A genomic region of Thunnus maccoyii chromosome 13, fThuMac1.1, whole genome shotgun sequence contains the following coding sequences:
- the micu2 gene encoding calcium uptake protein 2, mitochondrial translates to MASWGRVAAHLRNFLRSPRSLKGLARHRVVGPGIFGCVIGTGAICFHQYHAVNRTLPFTVHAEEQKEAAAPQLSARRIRFNQFASVVYELEPYMTPRDFLYSVMLENVDRKLQKRELTKEEVEKMLKAASKACAGNDLFRNLGDNGLISYTEYLFLLTILIKPRTGFHIAFKMLDVDGNEHVDKKEFLKLKKIIGKSKKRVVKDSTEKPVEEGESVNTTLQAYFFGKNGENKLQYQQFHRFMEDLQAEVQEMEFLQFSKGMDTMRREDFAEWLLHYTNEEDNEIYWENMRKRIPAGQSITFDEFKVFCLFTNNLEDFSFSLKMVTGANRPVGMAQFKRAVKIATGHDLSENVLDTVFKLFDMDGDNCLSHKEFINVMKDRVLRGLKVQPQSGFSGFWKCVKQETLKGAQEALGDTGCPI, encoded by the exons ATGGCCAGCTGGGGAAGAGTCGCTGCTCACCTGAGAAACTTTTTGAGGAGCCCTCGGTCTCTGAAAGGTTTAGCTCGACACCGAGTCGTCGGACCTGGCATATTCGGCTGTGTAATTGGTACTGGGGCTATCTGTTTCCACCAGTATCATGCAGTCAACAGGACTCTGCCCTTCACCGTTCATGCGGAGGAACAAAAA GAGGCTGCAGCTCCTCAGCTGTCTGCAAGGAGGATCCGTTTCAACCAGTTCGCCTCAGTTGTCTACGAGCTGGAGCCCTACATGACCCCCAGAGACTTCCTGTACTCTGTGATGCTGGAGAACGTTGATC GAAAGCTGCAGAAGAGAGAGTTAACAAAAGAG GAAGTTGAGAAGATGTTGAAAGCTGCCTCTAAAGCTTGTGCTGGCAATGATCTGTTCAGAAACTTGGGAGACAATG GTTTGATATCCTACACAGAATATCTGTTCCTGCTCACCATCCTGATCA AGCCGCGCACAGGATTTCATATAGCTTTCAAGATGCTTGATGTTGATGGCAACGAGCATGTCGACAAAAAGGAATTTCTCAAG CTTAAGAAAATCATTGGGAAAAGTAAAAAGAGAGTTGTTAAGGACAGCACAGAG AAACCGGTGGAGGAAGGGGAAAGTGTGAACACGACACTTCAGGCCTACTTCTTTGGGAAGAACGGAGAAAACAAGTTGCAGTATCAGCAGTTCCACAG GTTCATGGAGGACCTGCAGGCTGAAGTCCAGGAGATGGAGTTCCTGCAGTTCTCCAAAGGTATGGACACTATGAGACGAGAAGACTTTGCAGAGTGGCTGCTACACTACACCAACGAAGAAGACAATGAAATCTACTGGGAAAACATGAGAAAGCGGATCCCTGCTGGTCAG AGTATCACATTTGATGAGTTTAAAGTCTTCTGCCTCTTCACCAACAATCTGGAGGACTTTTCCTTCTCACTGAAAATGGTGACTGGAGCCAACCGTCCTGTTGGAATGG CCCAGTTCAAACGAGCCGTGAAGATCGCCACAGGCCATGACCTGTCTGAGAACGTGCTGGACACTGTGTTTAAACTCTTTGATATGGATGGAGACAACTGCCTGAGCCATAAGGAATTCATTAACGTGATGAAAGACAGAGTGCTGCGAGGTCTGAAG GTGCAGCCTCAGAGCGGCTTCTCTGGCTTCTGGAAATGTGTGAAGCAGGAGACCCTGAAAGGAGCTCAGGAGGCTCTGGGAGACACCGGGTGCCCCATCTGA
- the LOC121909726 gene encoding interferon regulatory factor 2-binding protein 1-like yields the protein MSSASQSSSRRQWCYLCDLPKMPWAMLWEFSEAVCRGCVNYDGADRIELLIETARQLKSTHGVLDGRSPGPQQGKPSSTGPAEAGRQHGERTDRGRGEYGVSARLPNGLHRAEDVALSEGSRQSPNTRRAMAGAVPSLHGAISHALIAQGLVAAPHGLLAPLSGSRAGATPIAVSAGPIMSDAGRRQAVLGVGASTSALVGIDPVVWRNNEVMAELNEVARCKVEGWPNRPKAVRDVLVALSSCVPFNVRFRKDHNLMGRVLAFDASTTPEFELKVFVEYPAGSGMIFSGVPDLVRQMFRDSAKDAGKAVNSGLRYVEYEKRQGTGDWRGLSELLNDGVRMFKEPPIPEVLPQPDAGLPMAAAGRPVPAKSTTRRRKASPGSENGESEGRPDHPSREPWPRGAYSGMEPLPGMAAPQEGPPRLHSQPSPISALMGVADSLNSSQMARDSPSMSTAHSSTAGRPTSSSPSTASTSVSQAAMGQGLSAVGPSSNTSAGESTSSGQGTLLCCTLCRERLEDTHFVQCPSVPHHKFCFPCTRGFIRSQGQGGEVYCPSGERCPLAGSTVPWAFMQGEISTILAGDGDVTVKKENDP from the coding sequence ATGTCCTCCGCCTCGCAGTCTTCCTCCAGACGGCAATGGTGCTACCTCTGCGATCTGCCCAAGATGCCCTGGGCCATGCTGTGGGAGTTCAGCGAGGCTGTGTGCCGGGGATGTGTCAACTACGACGGCGCAGACAGAATAGAGCTCCTCATTGAAACTGCCAGACAACTGAAGAGCACGCACGGGGTTTTAGACGGCAGGTCCCCCGGTCCACAGCAAGGCAAACCCAGCTCCACCGGCCCTGCAGAGGCAGGGCGGCAGCATGGAGAGCGTACAGACCGGGGTAGGGGGGAGTATGGGGTGTCTGCTCGCCTCCCCAATGGCCTGCACAGAGCTGAAGATGTTGCCCTGTCAGAGGGCAGCCGACAGAGCCCAAACACTCGTCGGGCGATGGCTGGGGCAGTTCCTAGCCTTCATGGGGCTATATCCCATGCCTTGATAGCTCAGGGGTTAGTAGCAGCCCCTCATGGGCTTTTAGCCCCATTATCAGGCTCCAGGGCTGGGGCCACACCTATTGCAGTCTCAGCTGGCCCCATAATGAGTGATGCTGGTAGAAGACAGGCTGTGTTGGGCGTGGGGGCTAGCACATCTGCCCTGGTGGGCATAGATCCTGTAGTGTGGAGGAACAATGAAGTGATGGCTGAACTGAATGAGGTGGCTCGTTGCAAGGTTGAAGGCTGGCCAAACCGTCCCAAAGCAGTCCGGGATGTGCTTGTAGCTCTCAGCAGCTGCGTCCCCTTTAATGTGCGCTTCAGGAAAGACCATAATCTGATGGGACGTGTTCTGGCCTTCGATGCCAGCACAACTCCTGAGTTTGAGCTGAAGGTGTTTGTGGAGTATCCTGCCGGCTCTGGAATGATCTTCTCAGGAGTCCCAGACCTGGTCAGGCAGATGTTCCGCGACTCAGCCAAAGATGCAGGTAAAGCGGTGAACTCTGGGCTACGCTATGTGGAATACGAGAAGCGGCAAGGCACAGGGGACTGGCGTGGGTTATCTGAGCTGTTGAATGATGGTGTGCGCATGTTTAAAGAGCCCCCAATCCCCGAGGTTCTGCCACAGCCAGATGCAGGGTTGCCTATGGCAGCCGCTGGACGCCCTGTGCCAGCAAAGAGCACAACTCGGCGCCGCAAGGCTTCTCCGGGCTCTGAGAATGGAGAGAGCGAGGGAAGGCCTGATCACCCATCAAGAGAGCCCTGGCCTCGAGGTGCTTACTCAGGCATGGAACCTCTTCCTGGCATGGCTGCCCCTCAAGAGGGCCCACCCCGTTTACACAGCCAGCCCTCACCCATCTCAGCACTCATGGGAGTCGCAGACAGCCTGAACTCCAGCCAGATGGCCAGAGACAGCCCCAGCATGTCCACAGCTCACTCCTCCACCGCTGGGCGCCCCACCAGCAGCAGCCCTTCCACTGCCTCCACCTCAGTCTCCCAGGCAGCCATGGGGCAGGGTCTCAGCGCGGTGGGGCCGAGCAGCAACACTAGCGCTGGGGAGTCTACAAGCAGCGGTCAGGGCACCCTGCTCTGCTGCACCCTCTGCCGAGAGCGCTTGGAGGACACACATTTTGTCCAGTGTCCCTCTGTCCCGCATCACAAGTTCTGCTTCCCCTGCACCCGAGGATTCATCCGCAGCCAAGGTCAAGGAGGGGAGGTGTACTGCCCCAGTGGAGAGCGCTGTCCCCTGGCTGGATCCACTGTGCCTTGGGCCTTCATGCAGGGAGAGATCTCCACCATCCTGGCTGGAGACGGAGATGTGACAGTAAAGAAGGAGAACGACCCTTGA